The Solea senegalensis isolate Sse05_10M linkage group LG18, IFAPA_SoseM_1, whole genome shotgun sequence DNA segment tagATTTGGGTGGGTCTTATAAacttgttaagcactgtatataaataacttgatgagaaaaaaaacattttaatctttaaattgACAATCCTTGAGATTAGGGTTGTAACAGATGCCTGTCGACATCATGGTAAAAAGGTAGCATGTGGTAGAAAAAACCTGAATACTTAGTACTTGACTGCCGTGGAATGATTCCATTCTATTACATCATACAGGTGTTTTCAACTCCACCCATGGGTGTAGCAGGTGGATAGTGTTACCTTTCTGTAAACGGGTCATACGGTCCAAACCTAACGCCTTTAGATTAAACACTAATacatattatggtctgtcttAGGGAACAAATGTCGCTCGTGTTATTAATTAGCTTTATCAAATGTGTCCCTGTTTAGCAGCGTCCCTAACCCTGTCACACAGTACAAAGACAATTACTACAAAAAACTGTTTATTGTTGACACCACACAGTCAATACAACACACATCTCGTAATCTTCTGAATTTTGTGTCGTTTATTAGAACGCCACATACGGCTCCTGGTTAGCATTAGCCTGTTAGCTGACGTTAAACCCCGAGTACTTTCTAGGACTGTCGGCCTTGTGTTAgtctaaaacaacaacactcttcAATAATAAGACTTCCTGTTGCCACAATGTGttaccatgtcatgtcatgACAAGGTAGGCTTTAGCTAACTTACCTAACAGCACTGAGTAGTAGTGACAGCTCGGTGGTCTCCTTGGTGACAGTTTGGTCGGAGGTCctgtagttcttcttcttctctcggTTTACTGGCATTTTTTACTTCGTGTTTTAGAAATGGAATCCAGTCTGTCACATTAGCGCCCCCCGTTGAAAAATAGCGGTACACGAGTGATACGCCGTGCTGTGAGGTGCATTACAAATGTGAGATGCACTTTCGACACACTTCCAACGACATAAACATGCATGAACCGCCACGAAacatttcataaatgtgtttttttttctccttacatttttaacaaactattatattattaaacatACTACTCTTCACACTATTCCACTATAATTGATTgataatcagaatcagaatcagaatcagaagagctttattgccaagtacgatttgcacatacaaggaatttgttctggtgtcgttggcgcataacaagcatacaaattGGTATTTAACAGAATCTGTGACATGAGGAACAAAAATAAACGTGATTTCAAGGCAAATTATTtgaaagataataaaataaaggctTTATGACATTATCAGGATCCCATTAGGTTTTTCCATGAGTTGCCAACTATTACTAACCACATTGTAAATGAATATATCAACTTATTGAAGCTTACAGAAGCTTCCTGTGGCTTTCACGGTAGAAGgcttaaattaatatttaattaatagCCACTTGACAGTATCTTGTACTGTCAAGTGGCTATTACACTTTGGGAAACACTAAATAAATTGTTGAAGTTGCACAAAAGCAATGTACTACTATGCATTTATCATCCTTCCATGATCATTTCTGGACCATGGTGGGTTGTACAGAAATAACAGGGTGCCTCTTGTCATAGATTAAAGGCAGGACACgatatatttgtgtttctgtaggtaaactcattttaaaatcataatgataatcaaaacaacacacgAGAGCCTGGGATGAAGTGAGGTTTATTACTTATGGGACTGTGTCCAACAACATAGATGACGAAAAAGAAGGATTGTGCTTTAGTCTGAATTTTACACAGAACAAACATCAGCATGACAGCACCACACGGGGGGGAAATCTTCATGTTTCTTCCTGGACTTTCTCTTCTCACTTCTCAAGGTAGAACCACTTGTCAACTGAAGAATAATTAAGCATGTGATTTTAATGgtgtaacaacaacaaaaaagcagtGGCTGAAGTAAAATGAACACCCACCTGAACTTGGAATAGGATCTTCAGGTCCAGACGCACACGCCTGTAAGTTTGTGGAATCATTAAATTGTGCTACTTTTGTTTTAACACGTGCCCTTTAAAGATCATTATAGATGACACATTTGTAGCCTCAGTATTTTGGACTCATTCACTGCTGTtcaaaaatagtttttcttCAGAACTGGTCTACAAGAAAAATGCCATcaatatttttctgtctttccatAATAGTTTGTGAGAGCCAACATGAATGTGGAAGTAAAACAGACTTACAGATTTAACCACAGCCTCTGCGTctccagcagagcagcagaacgGACTGTCTGAGACACTTGTGTTCATGCTGTCACAAGAAAGGGATGAAACAAAGCAAATCATTTCAGCTTTAACAGTGAGACGCACCTGGAAAAGCATATAATCACTCAGTCACTGCTATATAATTATCCTGAATGAAACAGCAATTGTCACAGTGAATACCACGTGTCATAGTGACACGTGGTTGCATAACAGAGTTTATGTTTTTGAATATGAAGTGCTCACCACTTCAATTCACCAGCACTTGTCTTCGTAGAGATCAGTGCCTTCCAGAATTCATGGGTGCTCTTTACTGTTTTAATAGCAAAGTCCTGAAAAACAGCGGCAcactttcatcattttcatccaCTGTGAACGCATTGATATTCAAGGAAATGTTAAGGTACATaagataaaagagaaacaataaatgaatgtttaaaatagAATCTGTGAATAGAATCTGAAAAGGTTTACCCTGTCCTTGAACTCGGCGTTGAAAGCAAACTGGTTTTCAGGTTTCCCATCTGGAACTTTATATCTTTTGAACCAATCAACCGTTGCCTCTAGATATCCAGGCTTGAGCCGTCTCACATCATCGATACCTGCAACCAATCGACATCAACAACGAGGAGAAGACTGTAACTAAACTGAAATGGTGCCATTACAGTTTTGACAGCATGGAGAACCTTGTGTATATATTCATACTGTTAAAGTCGGAGGCTTCGGGATCCTCTGTGTTGATCACGATGACCTTCCAGTCTGTTTCCCCCTCATCGATCAAAGCCAGAGTCCCCAAAACCTTCACTTTGATTATCTCTCCTCGTGAGCACACCTGGGAATACAACACATATTTTTGTAAACCTCTCAAACAGTAAAGTAGATTTTTGTGCCTCCATGAGCCATAAATATTTTTCAAGACCTTATTTCCTATGTCACATATGTCAATAGGATCATTGTCTCCACAGCATCCTGTGTCACTGTCCTTGTGATTTGGGTCTTCCCACGTCTGTCAAAATAGAAAGCAGAGAAAGATGTTTGATGGAGCAGAGACTTTTGGTTtcctgttattttttaaataaatatggcCCGTGTTGGACGTACCTGTGGAATAGCTCCATAATTCCAGATGTAACCTTTGTGAGGAAACACATTGGCTACGTAACGAAGATTCCCCTTCTTCACATCTTGTATCAGTGGATTCAGTGGGTCTTTGGTGGCAATCTGGTATCAAATACAGGCACAAAGAACACAATTAAAATCAGAAGAGACAGTACTGTTTCggtttcaaaaaaacatcataacCATTGACTTTAAATGACAAAGACAATTGTTATATGTAATGTTCAGTTTATATATTAGATGAGATATTGCGGTCATATCATTGCTGTACAATGCACATAATGCATCATATCAAATGGGAGATACCACTTTCTCTGTAGACTGTAGActagatttatttaaaatctacaccacaaaaaaaaatgtaaacatatataCCTCCATCTTTGCGTTACTCCATCTTGGAACCTCCACGACAGCATGAAAAATATTCTGCAATCCAATGCAATTTTGATTAATAATTTCTCCCCcccattttaaatcaatttctcAGAAATAGAAGACGAACGGCAGCAATTACAAACCATGCATAAATGTAAACTTAATCTATTCAAGATTagctgtatgtacagtatacgaGATTCATAGATGAATAACTTAAAACTAACTTAACACAGCACATACAACTAGACAGCACAATTAGAgcagtgttttacatttatgtaCAAAACTATTCTTGCTACACCCGCATGGAACCAAAAAAGCAACAGGAGctgcaaaatgaataaataatttaataaaaaggaAATCTGTGCACTTGTATAGGTGTGATCCTCAGACTGTAAACCCAATATGGCACAAAAGcgtctattttctttttccagagaATCAAACAAGTCCTGTAGCAGACACTGATGCTCACCTCTGCTTCATTTGCATAGATGGGTATGTCGTGGAATGGTGAGATGTATTTACCCTCCGAATTTTCTGTGTTAAAGAAGTGTACAGTGTAAGGTCAAGAACACTATAAAAATTAAATCACCAACAACAGCTTTTTTATCAAGGGACTACAGTACTACAATACTCTGCATAAACTTCAGGGGTTAGCTAGAAGTAACTGGACTAAGGTTAACCCCTGAAGATACTAGGACCTGGAAAACAGAGGACCGCCACAGACACTACTATGCATAATCCATGAAGGGATTATTTCCATCTAATTGACAAACTAGTTCATTCAAAGAGCCGTGCTTACTGAAAAACACCCTGTACTCCGTGGTGTTGGGCCTGCCCCTCTCCTCGATGGCAAAGCTCATGTCTCTTGTCGGTTTCTACCTCTgtagagtgagtgtgtgtgcactaacTCAGGAGGACTAAGCGGCTCCTGACTGACAGGCGGTCACTGAGGCAGAGGAGCAGACATGCGCACTGATTACGCCAAGGTTAGAGACATGCCAGCTGCCTGCATTTGACAACAGAGCTGCTGTATGAGTGTAAGGACCAGATGACAGAACCATAATGGCCAGCGTTTATCTCCTCATGGACACTGAAGTCTGATTGTGTCCCGCTCTGACATCTGAAGCAAACAGAAGTGAACAAACGACTGGGAGAAGCAACATTTCTCTGAAGAGTAATCAACAGCTAATCCTCCTTTACTAACACAGACTCCACACTGCAGATGGATGTGAGGTGTCTTGTTTTCCATCTCCCTGTTGTAAAGCTGAGGCCCTTGAATGttctttttggacaaaaacagatGGAGCTGACTGGGGTTAGCCTTAAACCAATTAACAAAGCAGGATTAGGGGGTGTGCCCATGTCATGACTTCTTGCTTATGCAAGGATTTGATAACATGCTTATGAGCCTACTTTTAGATACTTTCCGTATTAAGTATTTTCTTTATACTCCACTTCACTGTTTTAATGGTAGCTTATGAAATTTGTTGAATAAATTGAACTTTGTGcccttgttttatttcatttgtttttgttaaaccAGTCCTATGTTAAAGACaatacaacaatgaacaagacTACTGAGCTTACTGTgtataaaatttaattgaaaacCTTTCATACTAccaaaagtaataaataatgaattgcaAGTATCCTACTAGGTATACGACAACAAATTAGTCTCCCGCAGGGGGTAAAATTAAGTGAGGAGAATGCCATTCTTACACACCTGTAATTCATTTTTCATATACAGCATCAAGGTTATATTCAAGTATTGTGTTTCCAAGCATCAAACTGAAGGAGTCAAAGGCACACTGCATGCAGTCATTGAGTGGTGAACACATCAGATATAGCACTATTTAGGACTCTGTCGTGGACAGAACTTCAAACTGGTGGGGAGACTGCAGAGCAGACTGAGTGTTTGAGTCCAAGGGGTTAGACTTCACGTTAAGCCACTTCAGTGCTGGCATGGCAGACAGCTTCTCCACTGGAATTTCTGTggaaaaatacatgaaacacattattaaattaaatcttcGAATATATAAAAACTTCTCCATCACACAGACCATGTCTCAGTATGTTACTTTTATTACCAGTGATGGTATTTCCCTCCAGGTCAATCCTCTCCAGTGTGGCTATCTCAGTGAGCTTGTCTGGGAAGACGGTGAAGCTGTTATTAGCCAGACTGATGCTAATCAAATGCTCCATTTCTCCCACAATGTCCGGCAGTTTGGTGAGAACATTGCCTCGCAGGTCCAGCTCtgcaaaatatttcaaaatataagtaaACCTTATTCTGTGTCAGTAAATAGAGTTTGTGTCCATATTGCAAACAACGGCAcaattttgttttgcagctATAGTGTATTTGTAATCCACTACCTCTTAGCTGGGTGAAGGTTGAAAAGAATTTACTAGAAATGGACTTCATCTCATTGTCAGCCAATGTGACAACGTGGATGTTTTCTGAGACACTCCTCAGAACCTTGAACACACCATCTGGGAAAGAAATTAGCTTGCAGTTTGACAAATCTGCAGGGAAGAACAACAAGATTATGAAATTGTAATCACTCACATAGCagtataatatacagtatgtacagttggtgtagtggttagcgctggTTGCcgaagacccgggttcacgacccggtTGGAACTAGAGGATTCTGCaaggagtttacatgttctcattccaaaaacatgccgagtttaattggacaatctaaattgcctagaggtgtgagtgtgacagtaaatggttgtttgtctctgtggccctgcaatggattGGCAAGCTGTCCAGGGTTTGCCCCCACCATTCCCCctatgtcagttgggattggcaccagcggccctgcga contains these protein-coding regions:
- the ppa1a gene encoding inorganic pyrophosphatase 2, mitochondrial, translated to MSFAIEERGRPNTTEYRVFFKNSEGKYISPFHDIPIYANEAENIFHAVVEVPRWSNAKMEIATKDPLNPLIQDVKKGNLRYVANVFPHKGYIWNYGAIPQTWEDPNHKDSDTGCCGDNDPIDICDIGNKVCSRGEIIKVKVLGTLALIDEGETDWKVIVINTEDPEASDFNSIDDVRRLKPGYLEATVDWFKRYKVPDGKPENQFAFNAEFKDRDFAIKTVKSTHEFWKALISTKTSAGELKCMNTSVSDSPFCCSAGDAEAVVKSACASGPEDPIPSSVDKWFYLEK
- the lrrc20 gene encoding leucine-rich repeat-containing protein 20; this translates as MAEAVANVARRINATVEDGKDSLDLSNCKLISFPDGVFKVLRSVSENIHVVTLADNEMKSISSKFFSTFTQLRELDLRGNVLTKLPDIVGEMEHLISISLANNSFTVFPDKLTEIATLERIDLEGNTITEIPVEKLSAMPALKWLNVKSNPLDSNTQSALQSPHQFEVLSTTES